The proteins below are encoded in one region of Ostrea edulis chromosome 3, xbOstEdul1.1, whole genome shotgun sequence:
- the LOC125677471 gene encoding uncharacterized protein LOC125677471 encodes MRYPFLLGVFVIFAGQAYATHQVGQPKPSRIPGQGKITSLPLDGVSTLRPSQSSRPCKPTLPLDGVNTPRPSQGSRPYKPTVTDDVNKMKIRKLWWTKIQLMKHRSCQNKPGVEEEKNEDDGIPEQEKRNRPSLKKWIPEKGNSINISPTKNATIPVRQTNGKPSKHTTNSGIKRRGKTSKRVKSKEKTDSKCILEKKKATNATQKARGKRMRNAKIPEDENGKGCKDKVLIFSKNRNSIKSGQRARDKANKNSAKSGNKIRERVSIKGRSQDIPDSKDVTDPGQQTSVAPRNADRKPGLRGGVRGVEQIVRITETKPGHNKEGEPYFPGQNEGNSATPGERSPRKDSA; translated from the exons ATGCGTTATCCGTTCCTTTTAGGTGTATTCGTCATATTTGCCGGCCAGGCATATGCTACACATCAAGTGG GACAACCCAAGCCTTCAAGAATACCAGGGCAAGGGAAAATAACGTCACTACCACTAGATGGCGTTAGCACACTACGACCTTCTCAGAGTTCCAGACCCTGCAAACCAACGCTACCACTAGATGGCGTTAACACACCACGACCATCTCAAGGTTCCAGACCCTACAAACCAACGGTGACTGATGAcgtgaacaaaatgaaaattcgCAAATTGTGGTGGACGAAAATACAACTGATGAAACATCGCTCATGCCAAAATAAACCTGGAGTAGAAGAGGAAAAGAACGAAGATGATGGAATACCTGAACAAGAAAAAAGGAACAGACCAAGCTTAAAGAAATGGATTCCAGAGAAAGGAAATTCCATCAACATCTCTCCAACCAAAAATGCTACTATACCTGTACGACAGACGAATGGTAAACCAAGTAAACACACCACAAATTCTGGCATAAAACGGAGGGGCAAAACCAGTAAAAGGGtgaaaagtaaagaaaaaaCCGATAGTAAATGCATTTTGGAAAAGAAAAAAGCTACAAATGCCACACAAAAGGCGAGAGGCAAACGGATGAGAAATGCAAAAATACCTGAAGATGAAAATGGAAAAGGATGCAAAGACAAagtcttaattttttccaaaaaccgaAATTCTATAAAATCTGGACAGAGAGCTAGagacaaagcaaacaaaaattctgCAAAATCTGGAAACAAAATCAGAGAAAGAGTCAGCATCAAAGGAAGATCCCAAGATATTCCCGATAGCAAAGACGTTACAGACCCCGGACAGCAGACAAGCGTCGCGCCAAGAAATGCTGATAGAAAACCTGGCTTACGAGGGGGAGTAAGAGGTGTGGAACAAATCGTTAGAATAACAGAAACCAAACCTGGACACAACAAGGAAGGCGAACCATACTTTCCGGGACAGAATGAAG GCAATTCGGCTACACCGGGAGAACGGTCTCCTAGAAAAGACAGTGCATGA